The following are encoded in a window of Bos indicus isolate NIAB-ARS_2022 breed Sahiwal x Tharparkar chromosome 7, NIAB-ARS_B.indTharparkar_mat_pri_1.0, whole genome shotgun sequence genomic DNA:
- the LOC109561300 gene encoding histone H4-like gives MSGRGKGGKGRGKGGAKRHRKVLCNNIQGITKPAIRCLARSGGVKRISGLIYKETRRVLKVFLENVIRDAVTYTKHAKRKTVTAIDVV, from the coding sequence ATGTCCGGACGCGGCAAAGGCGGCAAAGGCCGGGGGAAAGGTGGTGCTAAGCGCCACCGCAAGGTTCTGTGCAACAACATCCAGGGCATCACTAAGCCTGCTATCCGCTGCCTGGCTCGTAGTGGTGGTGTGAAGCGCATCTCTGGGCTCATTTACAAGGAGACCCGTAGGGTCCTAAAAGTATTTCTGGAGAACGTGATCCGGGACGCGGTCACCTACACCAAGCACGCCAAGCGGAAGACTGTCACCGCCATAGACGTGGTCTAG